A stretch of Crossiella cryophila DNA encodes these proteins:
- a CDS encoding GNAT family N-acetyltransferase, with protein sequence MTPIQRTQDAVRILCDAFLEDAPMRWLFPGPPEQRRLSAGRLFEGAVAESAAAGTLAMTGADAVAVWLPMPVGAHVAPPPEVELPERVRIMVELLAQRHSTDRAHLYLAFLGVAPERQGAGIGGALLAEGLRRADAEGLPAYLEASSPRNVPLYERHGFHRLGEPVHLPDGPPVWPMWRENKEN encoded by the coding sequence ATGACACCGATACAGCGTACGCAGGACGCGGTGCGGATCCTGTGCGACGCCTTCCTGGAGGACGCCCCCATGCGGTGGCTCTTCCCCGGACCGCCCGAACAGCGACGGCTCAGCGCGGGCCGATTGTTCGAGGGGGCGGTGGCCGAATCCGCCGCGGCGGGCACGCTGGCGATGACCGGCGCGGACGCGGTCGCGGTGTGGCTGCCGATGCCGGTCGGGGCGCACGTGGCCCCGCCGCCGGAGGTCGAACTGCCCGAGCGGGTGCGGATCATGGTGGAGTTGTTGGCGCAGCGGCATTCCACCGACCGCGCGCACCTGTACCTGGCGTTCCTGGGCGTGGCGCCGGAGCGGCAGGGGGCCGGGATCGGCGGCGCGTTGCTGGCCGAGGGGTTGCGGCGGGCCGACGCCGAGGGGCTGCCCGCCTACCTGGAGGCCAGTTCGCCCCGCAATGTGCCGCTGTACGAGCGGCACGGCTTCCACCGGCTCGGCGAGCCGGTCCACCTGCCCGATGGCCCGCCGGTGTGGCCGATGTGGCGCGAGAACAAGGAGAACTGA
- a CDS encoding TetR/AcrR family transcriptional regulator C-terminal domain-containing protein encodes MSESVPPFRRIAAELAGRIAAGELLPGDRVPSTRAVMREWGVALATAAKALDLLRQQGLVETHPGAGTVVRTPAGGPRRTPTAAPTLTRARITAAAIRLADAEGLDAVSMRRLATELGVGPMSLYRHLAGKDELVHLMMRRIFAGRPLPTPPPSGWRERLSAVCRIQWSLYRAHGWLPELVSITRPRLIPEAMAHTEWTLATLAGLRLSHAERVREAITLPAFVRGLALAHAAEQAATKDTGLDNTEWWRLQEQEIRGYLESGRFPQLSTIDNSVVEDLDALFEHGLTRHLDGLAARLRLAP; translated from the coding sequence GTGAGCGAGTCTGTTCCACCCTTCCGGCGCATCGCCGCCGAGCTGGCCGGACGCATTGCCGCAGGTGAGCTGCTGCCCGGTGACCGGGTGCCGTCCACTCGCGCGGTGATGCGCGAGTGGGGCGTCGCGCTGGCCACCGCGGCCAAGGCCCTGGACCTGTTGCGGCAGCAAGGTCTGGTCGAGACCCACCCCGGCGCGGGCACCGTGGTCCGCACCCCGGCCGGCGGGCCGCGGCGCACGCCCACCGCCGCGCCGACCCTGACCAGGGCCCGGATCACCGCCGCCGCGATCCGGCTGGCCGACGCCGAGGGCCTGGACGCGGTGTCCATGCGCAGGCTGGCCACCGAACTCGGCGTCGGGCCCATGTCGCTGTACCGGCATCTGGCGGGCAAGGACGAGCTGGTGCACCTGATGATGCGCCGGATCTTCGCCGGTCGCCCACTGCCCACGCCGCCCCCGTCGGGCTGGCGGGAGCGGCTCAGTGCGGTCTGCCGGATCCAGTGGTCGCTCTACCGCGCGCACGGCTGGCTGCCCGAACTGGTCTCGATCACCCGGCCGCGGCTGATCCCGGAGGCCATGGCGCACACCGAATGGACCCTGGCCACGCTGGCCGGGCTGCGGCTGAGCCACGCCGAACGCGTGCGCGAGGCGATCACCCTGCCCGCCTTCGTCCGCGGTCTCGCGCTGGCGCACGCCGCCGAGCAGGCCGCGACCAAGGACACCGGGCTGGACAACACCGAGTGGTGGCGGTTGCAGGAGCAGGAGATCCGCGGCTACCTGGAATCCGGCCGGTTCCCGCAACTGTCCACTATCGACAACAGCGTGGTGGAGGACCTGGACGCGTTGTTCGAGCACGGCCTGACCCGGCACCTGGACGGCCTGGCCGCCCGGCTACGGTTGGCCCCATGA
- a CDS encoding class I SAM-dependent methyltransferase — protein sequence MRAERLDFTGVADDDVTWTLLGTLYLRAWESGSRHPILADRHAAEAIRRIDYDFPKLHRRVRPESNQYLVALRATQLDEWAADFLRRHPDAVVLHLGCGLDSRVLRLDPPSTVDWYDLDQPEVIELRRRLYPEREHYHLIGASVTDPAWLAGIPADRPALIIAEGLLPYLDGAEVRALVQRLVGHFGTGELQFDGGAPWLTRLSPLGRWGIRDGREVEAWHPRLRCVEQPPFTTHWAKIPARGYRLLYRLGHAIPGWRNMFREFRFTF from the coding sequence ATGAGGGCGGAGCGGCTCGACTTCACCGGCGTCGCCGACGACGACGTCACCTGGACCCTGCTCGGCACGCTGTACCTGCGTGCCTGGGAAAGCGGTTCGCGGCACCCGATCCTGGCCGACCGGCACGCCGCCGAGGCGATCCGCCGCATCGACTACGACTTCCCCAAGCTGCACCGCCGGGTCCGCCCGGAGAGCAACCAGTACCTGGTCGCCCTGCGGGCCACCCAGCTCGACGAGTGGGCCGCGGACTTCCTGCGTCGTCACCCCGACGCCGTGGTGCTGCACCTGGGCTGCGGCCTGGACAGCCGCGTGCTCCGGCTCGACCCACCGTCCACTGTGGACTGGTATGACCTGGATCAGCCCGAGGTGATCGAGTTGCGCCGCAGGCTGTACCCGGAACGCGAGCACTACCACCTCATCGGCGCCTCGGTCACCGATCCGGCCTGGCTGGCCGGGATCCCGGCCGACCGCCCCGCGCTGATCATCGCCGAGGGTCTGCTGCCCTACCTGGACGGCGCCGAGGTGCGGGCGTTGGTCCAGCGACTCGTCGGCCACTTCGGCACCGGCGAACTCCAGTTCGACGGCGGCGCGCCCTGGCTGACCCGGCTCTCGCCACTGGGCCGGTGGGGCATCCGGGACGGCCGGGAGGTCGAGGCCTGGCACCCGCGGTTGCGCTGCGTGGAACAGCCTCCCTTCACCACGCACTGGGCCAAGATCCCGGCCCGCGGCTACCGGCTGCTGTATCGACTCGGCCACGCGATCCCTGGCTGGCGGAACATGTTCCGCGAGTTCCGCTTCACGTTCTGA